In Bradyrhizobium sp. CCBAU 051011, the following are encoded in one genomic region:
- a CDS encoding Xaa-Pro peptidase family protein, with protein MQGQSRAIPFDTAKLDLLMEAAGLDILVATSKHNVQYLLGAERAIFFDYMDALGVSRYLPVVIYPKGAPDKAVYIGHRLETHQRAVAPLWVPQARTEGNGSVDAVSQAVGLIKGAGVPMKRVGVEMPFLPMDAGRALSDALPGSEIKDALLVLERLRAVKSPAELARLKKASELVIDSMIEVIANHGPGTTKQQLSDALKIAEVNRGLTFEYCLLACGSSHNRAPSAQRWENGDVLSLDSGGNYHGYIGDLARMAVLGEPDSELMDLLAEIETIQRAAFAAVRPGAMGGEIYVAAERELARSSQRECTDFLAHGMGLVSHEAPRLTATGPIPYDDPDARRPLEPGMVVSIETTMKHPTRGFIKLEDTVAVTATGHEIFGEGGRGWNIGGRAQVR; from the coding sequence ATGCAAGGACAATCGCGCGCCATTCCATTCGACACGGCCAAGCTCGACTTGCTGATGGAAGCGGCCGGGCTCGACATCCTGGTCGCGACGTCCAAACACAATGTCCAATATCTGCTCGGCGCCGAGCGCGCGATCTTCTTCGACTACATGGATGCGCTCGGGGTTAGCCGCTACCTGCCGGTCGTGATCTATCCGAAAGGCGCGCCAGACAAGGCGGTCTATATCGGGCATCGGCTGGAGACCCATCAGCGGGCCGTCGCGCCGCTGTGGGTTCCGCAGGCCCGTACCGAAGGCAACGGATCGGTGGATGCCGTTTCACAGGCGGTCGGCCTGATCAAGGGCGCGGGCGTGCCGATGAAGCGGGTCGGCGTCGAGATGCCATTCCTGCCGATGGACGCCGGCAGGGCCCTTTCCGATGCCCTGCCCGGTAGCGAGATCAAGGATGCGCTGCTGGTGCTCGAACGCCTGCGTGCCGTGAAATCGCCGGCCGAATTAGCCAGGCTGAAGAAGGCGTCGGAATTGGTGATCGACTCCATGATCGAGGTCATCGCGAACCACGGCCCGGGCACCACCAAGCAGCAGCTTTCCGATGCGCTGAAGATCGCGGAGGTGAACCGCGGATTGACGTTCGAGTATTGCCTGCTGGCTTGCGGCTCCAGCCACAACCGGGCGCCTTCGGCACAGCGCTGGGAGAACGGCGACGTGCTGTCACTGGATTCCGGCGGCAACTATCACGGCTATATCGGCGATCTCGCGCGGATGGCGGTGCTGGGCGAGCCGGACAGCGAGCTCATGGACCTGCTGGCCGAAATTGAAACCATCCAGCGGGCGGCGTTCGCCGCCGTTCGGCCGGGTGCCATGGGCGGTGAAATTTATGTCGCGGCTGAGAGAGAGCTCGCGCGGTCCAGCCAGCGCGAATGTACCGACTTTCTCGCGCACGGCATGGGGCTGGTCAGCCATGAGGCCCCTCGCCTGACGGCTACAGGTCCCATTCCCTACGACGATCCGGACGCGCGCCGGCCATTGGAGCCGGGCATGGTGGTGTCGATCGAAACAACGATGAAGCATCCCACGCGCGGCTTCATCAAGCTGGAAGACACGGTTGCGGTGACGGCAACGGGCCACGAGATCTTTGGCGAAGGCGGCCGCGGTTGGAACATCGGCGGCAGGGCACAGGTGCGTTGA